CTGAATGTGTTCTGTGACTATCGGCAATAGACAACACATGACCCAGTGACTTATTGACTATTTTTTACACTTTCAAAAACAATTTATTTCTAAATAACAGGTACATAAATGCCCATTGAACCATAATGAAGGCGATTACTTCTCCCATGGCTTCAACCGGGTGCGGGAGATAACTTAGTATCCCACCAAATAGGGCATCGGCTGTGTAAGCGAAGTCGATGAAACGGCCCACCATGTAAATCACAATGGAGTTCATCCCAATCACCACAAAGAACAATGTCCATTTGCGATAATTCAGCACGTCCACGACCCAGTAGAACAATGCCAGCAGCAATGTGCTGAAACCGCCTGCGCAAAGCACAAACGAGCTGGTCCATAAATTCTTGTTGATCGGGAAAAAGTAATCCCACACCAGGCATACCAAAAGGCTGACGATACCTGCAAAAAGCAAATAGACTACTTTGTTATTTTTAGAAACCACCTCGTCGCTGGTTCTCAAAAGTTCTCCCGCAAAAATGCCCATTAAACCCGTAGCTATGGCCGGAATGGTCGAAACCAAACCCTCAGGATCGTGAATGGTTAGATGAAGGCGGCCGGGAATGATCATTTTGTCAATATAGCTCGCGGGGTTACAGTCAATGGTCAGTAAACCCGCACCACAGCCTGGTACCGGATAAAACATCATAAAGAGGTAATAGCCGATCAGCAAACCTGCAAACCAGATCCAGCGCGCTTTTTTTCCTGTGTAT
The genomic region above belongs to Dyadobacter pollutisoli and contains:
- a CDS encoding acyltransferase family protein — encoded protein: MKDSPPSQRLLSLDTLRGFDMFWISGGEEIFAVLAKVTGWSWAIFMAHQFTHPDWNGFRAYDLIFPTFLFMAGVSTPFSLGSRLEKGVPASELIKKVIQRGLILVLLGIIYNNGLFQTEWHNMRYPSVLARIGLAGMFAQIIYLYTGKKARWIWFAGLLIGYYLFMMFYPVPGCGAGLLTIDCNPASYIDKMIIPGRLHLTIHDPEGLVSTIPAIATGLMGIFAGELLRTSDEVVSKNNKVVYLLFAGIVSLLVCLVWDYFFPINKNLWTSSFVLCAGGFSTLLLALFYWVVDVLNYRKWTLFFVVIGMNSIVIYMVGRFIDFAYTADALFGGILSYLPHPVEAMGEVIAFIMVQWAFMYLLFRNKLFLKV